The genome window TCCAAGGAATTGGTGTCACAGAAGTTTCATGTGATCCAAGCACCTTCTTAAATCAAATGGAAGAAGCCATGGGGGCCCTTGAACAAGGAAACCAACACAGACAGGTTAACCGGCAGCATTTACACAAATAAGCCCCAACTACAGGGATCACAATATGAGAAGGCAGAATAAATGGATTAACAAAGTCCACAGgagacaaggaaaaaaaaaagcgaTAATATGCATTGCCCCTTTGGATAAGAAATCATGAAACTGGCATTGACAAATGATAAGCTAGGCAGAATTAGCAAGAACGACTCCAAAAAAGAAAATGACAGCACAAATATTAGCTTGCTAATGCTTTGAATTAATGCCAATCTACCAAAAGAGAAATTTTACTCAGCACAAACAACTTCAAGGATAAGATTGGACACAAAAAGTAGTTCTATGATATTtcaatttttttccttcttttgagaTTGGACACAGTAACTGGTGATGTATCCagataaaaaaaaatggaaaGACATATAAAATTCTAGAAGAATCTAAAATTGACAGCCACTGCAGAAGCATGGCAAGCTAGGGGAAAAACTGGCATGAAATTGACAAAGCCTGACATCTGATTCTACATCATAATTCTGAAGTTCAAGCCACAATAATGTTGCTAAGCATGTAAATTTAAAAATACTGAATCATCAAGCATTAAAAACCATAACCAGCAGCATACCAAGATTTCTGTGTGTATAGCATCACAAAAGCTCGTGCAATGAAGGGCAAtgtcagaaaagaaaaagaagtcttCACATTAGGTCAATGGTCTGCTTTGTCTCAAGAGACATTCATTGTGAGAGCACAAAGTAGCATCATCAATCAATACAAGTTATCAAATTCTTGAAGCAAAAAAATTACCCAGTAAAATAAGACATTTCATCAATTAAAAATGGCAGAAATTCCTGATTAATCCATGATTTAGAATCAGCATGCATTTGCATGCTTCAACAACCCATTATTGCACAATTGTAAACAAAAGCACCAGCTCTTTCTTTGATAGAAAGCACATCCCAGTCTGCTCCACCCACATTTCCATCTTCAGGACACCAATAGTGCAAAACAATTACTTCACCTTGAGGCCCTCTATGACCACCGATGACTAACAATTTATCACCACATGGCTTGAATGCAAGACCCCAACCATTAGAAGAGTCAGCTCTCACAGGCAATGTTCTTACAACATTCCAAATGTTATTTGCCTTATCATATTTCTTAACTTCATTTGTAGATTGATCTGCAGCATATAGCTGATTATTTACAACTGCAACCAAAGGGGGAGACTGAGTAGCCCTATTGCCACCAGGATACATATTCCAAATTCTTCTCCATGCTCTTGTTTCAAGGTTATACTCCTCGCCACACGTTAAAGAATCTGTATGACTTGACATGCCCCCTATAACATAAAATTTTCCATCCATAAAAAAACCAGAACATAATCGCCTTGGTACATTCATATCTGGTAAAGTCTCCCAAGTACCAAACTCTGAATTGTACATCTCAGAACACTTCAAAACATGGCCAGCCATATCACTTCCACCAGCAACAATCGCAATTTCCCCTGAGCTTCCGGATCCAAACAGACAACGAGGTAAGTTCATAGGTGGACATCTAGACCAATCACGCCTCACCAAACTGTACATCCAAATGGCAAAACCTGTAACTTCCCGTCCAAAAACAAGAAGTTGGGTCCCAACAGCAAGAGACTCCTTGTCTGCACAAGAGAAGCAATCATCACATGGCATCCTTGGTAGCCTCATCCATCTACGCCTAAAAGGATCATATGCTTCCCAAGGCATTAAACTACATGCCAGATAAACCCAGTGCTCAATAACACCATGCTGTCTCCTTAATTTGTAAAGATATCCACTACGAATCAGTGAGTTAAACTTTCTGTTCAGACAGGCAAGCGAAGGGTAGTCAGACCTACATGTTAAGGCCAGACAATCTAGTGTAATATCATCATAAAGTCCTGGAAAAAGATGGTAATTTGATCTTTGATCAGTATAACCACCTCCAGGCCGTGCCTTAACCACACTCCTCAAATTTAACCCTGTAAGATTCAAACTCTGCACATTCACATCTCTGTCAAATATATCCCTTTTCACCTCCTCTATAATGTTCCCATTTTTTGCTAATAGCAGGTAAGCCAGCAAATACTTCTGAAAAGAACCACAGTCCTCATCCAAAGATCCGAAAAGCTGCAAAAGATAACAACTTGGAACAGCAACCATGATTCTTGGCAAGTTATGTCACAGTCTCTTTTCTCGCTGAGCTCCTCAAATGAACAGCTAAAAAGCATCAGAACTCATGTGATTGTGCATAGACtactataaagaaaaaaagagcatAGGCAGTAAGATCTTAAAACTAGGAGATAATAATGTGTACAGATTACTGTAGTATTTTAAGATCACACAGGACAACAATAAAACGAAATGGCTTCCGCATTGAAAACATTATTCATTCTgatttattttgttccttttttacTTATATAAACATCAAACTTTGCCAGTAGCTGACTTGTAGAAATCCATTAATATAGACGTTTTCATTTTCGTCACCGTTCTTGTTTGAATTTGCAATATAGCTTTAAATTGTTGTTATTATATCTACATTATTCTCGGATTCTGCATTATTACATAACTATGTACTGGTGGGAAAATTTTGGCAGGCAGGAATTTTCATCTGATGTTATTCTCGTTAACCCATAGTAAAGCTTGAAGGGTTTTTCTAAAAAAGAACATCAGCATTCCATAGTGGCCGAATTTCCTGCTTGCCAGATAGATTGAAATGCCAAGATCATGTTCACAGGTATGCGCTATGAACCTCAATACACCCAAGATCCCAGATCAATAAAATAGTAATAGA of Musa acuminata AAA Group cultivar baxijiao chromosome BXJ2-3, Cavendish_Baxijiao_AAA, whole genome shotgun sequence contains these proteins:
- the LOC135585176 gene encoding F-box/kelch-repeat protein At5g60570-like; the protein is MVAVPSCYLLQLFGSLDEDCGSFQKYLLAYLLLAKNGNIIEEVKRDIFDRDVNVQSLNLTGLNLRSVVKARPGGGYTDQRSNYHLFPGLYDDITLDCLALTCRSDYPSLACLNRKFNSLIRSGYLYKLRRQHGVIEHWVYLACSLMPWEAYDPFRRRWMRLPRMPCDDCFSCADKESLAVGTQLLVFGREVTGFAIWMYSLVRRDWSRCPPMNLPRCLFGSGSSGEIAIVAGGSDMAGHVLKCSEMYNSEFGTWETLPDMNVPRRLCSGFFMDGKFYVIGGMSSHTDSLTCGEEYNLETRAWRRIWNMYPGGNRATQSPPLVAVVNNQLYAADQSTNEVKKYDKANNIWNVVRTLPVRADSSNGWGLAFKPCGDKLLVIGGHRGPQGEVIVLHYWCPEDGNVGGADWDVLSIKERAGAFVYNCAIMGC